A genomic window from Mesorhizobium sp. 131-2-1 includes:
- a CDS encoding ABC transporter permease, protein MNRALALIRRRLVGSVFVLLIVVIGTFLLLEAAPGDAVDAYIVSTGGDAGLIEVLRHRWGLDQSELTRLANYLWALCHLDLGQSVTFSRPIRDVVLERLPTTLILMGSATALSFGLGSALGIYAGARPGSLRDRFLSIGSLALYAVPGFWLGLVLIVVFAVDLRWLPIGGIETIASGKTGLDRAADIATHLVLPVSALGFIYLALYLRMMRAGMAEAWRQDFVLAARARGLSRRRIVLAHVARNALLPLVTMLGLQSAQMLGGSVVIESVFAVPGLGRLAQEAVAGRDTPLLLGIILTSAVLVILINLLVDLAYAVLDPRVGASEAGA, encoded by the coding sequence ATGAACCGCGCCCTCGCCCTCATCCGCCGCCGTCTCGTCGGCAGCGTCTTCGTGCTCCTGATCGTCGTCATCGGCACCTTCCTTCTGCTCGAGGCGGCCCCCGGCGACGCGGTCGATGCCTACATCGTCTCGACCGGCGGCGATGCCGGCCTGATCGAGGTGCTGCGCCATCGCTGGGGTCTCGACCAGTCGGAACTGACGCGGCTCGCCAACTATCTCTGGGCGCTCTGCCATCTCGACCTCGGCCAGTCCGTCACCTTCTCGCGCCCGATCCGCGACGTCGTCCTCGAACGCTTGCCCACCACGCTCATCCTGATGGGCAGCGCCACCGCGCTGTCCTTCGGCCTCGGCTCGGCGCTCGGCATCTATGCAGGCGCGCGACCAGGCAGCCTTCGCGACCGCTTCCTGTCGATCGGCTCGCTGGCGCTCTATGCCGTGCCCGGCTTCTGGCTCGGCCTGGTGCTGATCGTTGTCTTCGCCGTCGACCTGCGCTGGCTGCCGATCGGCGGCATCGAGACCATCGCCTCAGGCAAGACCGGCCTCGACCGCGCCGCCGACATCGCCACCCACCTCGTGCTGCCGGTGTCGGCACTCGGCTTCATCTATCTCGCGCTCTATCTGCGCATGATGCGCGCCGGCATGGCCGAGGCCTGGCGGCAGGACTTCGTCCTCGCAGCCCGCGCCAGGGGCCTGTCGCGCCGCCGTATCGTGCTCGCCCATGTCGCCCGCAACGCGCTCTTGCCCTTGGTCACCATGCTCGGGCTGCAGTCGGCGCAGATGCTGGGCGGCAGCGTCGTCATCGAAAGCGTCTTTGCCGTGCCCGGCCTCGGCCGGCTGGCGCAGGAAGCTGTCGCGGGACGCGACACGCCGCTGCTTCTCGGCATCATTCTCACCAGCGCCGTGCTCGTCATCCTGATCAACCTGCTGGTCGACCTCGCCTATGCCGTGCTCGATCCGCGCGTCGGCGCCAGCGAGGCCGGAGCGTGA
- a CDS encoding ABC transporter substrate-binding protein, whose product MSAFTISRRSVLAGSAALLASTAMPAIGRAQTPKKGGRLVVAADSEPRNLNPAIVASNGVFFISSKVVETLAEASFDGKDGLQPRLALSWEGAADGLSVTFKLRDGVKWHDGKPFTSADVAFSALQVWKPLQNLGRTVFKDLAAVETPDELTAVFKFAKPTPFQLIRNALPALSSVVPKHVYENGKIEENPANNAPVGTGPFKFAEYKAGQYYRLAKNADYWGKDEPYLDEIVYQVLPDRGSAAAALEAEEIQLAAFSAVPLADLDRISKVAGLKVITKGYEGLTYQLVVEINHRRKELADIKVRQAIAHAIDKDFVVKTIFLGYAATATGPVPKNDPQFYTADVPTYAFDVAKANALLDEAGYKKGPDGKRFSLKLLPAPYFNETKQFGDYLRQALAAIGIDAELVNNDSPAHIKAVYTDHAFDLAVGPPVFRGDPAISTTILVQSGIPDGVPFSNQGGYKNADLDALIAKASETLDTSARTDLYKEFQKKVAADLPLINVAEWSFISVARETVGNIANNPRWAVSNWADTYLAG is encoded by the coding sequence ATGTCAGCTTTCACCATCTCCAGGCGCAGCGTGCTTGCCGGTTCGGCGGCGCTGCTCGCCTCCACCGCCATGCCGGCGATCGGTCGCGCGCAGACGCCAAAGAAGGGCGGCCGGCTGGTCGTCGCCGCCGATTCCGAGCCGCGCAACCTCAACCCGGCGATCGTCGCTTCCAACGGCGTCTTCTTTATCTCCAGCAAGGTCGTGGAGACGCTGGCCGAGGCCTCCTTCGACGGCAAGGACGGACTCCAGCCGCGCCTCGCACTCTCCTGGGAAGGCGCCGCCGACGGCCTGTCGGTGACGTTCAAATTGCGCGATGGCGTCAAGTGGCATGACGGCAAGCCCTTCACCTCCGCCGACGTCGCCTTCTCGGCGCTGCAGGTGTGGAAGCCGCTGCAGAATCTCGGCCGCACCGTGTTCAAGGACCTGGCAGCCGTCGAAACGCCGGACGAACTGACCGCCGTCTTCAAATTCGCCAAGCCGACGCCGTTCCAGCTGATCCGCAACGCCTTGCCCGCACTGAGCAGCGTGGTGCCGAAGCACGTCTACGAGAACGGCAAGATCGAGGAGAACCCGGCCAACAACGCGCCGGTCGGCACCGGCCCGTTCAAATTCGCCGAATACAAGGCCGGCCAGTATTACCGGCTGGCTAAGAACGCCGACTATTGGGGGAAGGACGAGCCCTATCTCGACGAGATCGTCTACCAGGTGCTGCCGGACCGTGGCTCGGCCGCGGCCGCGCTCGAAGCGGAGGAGATCCAGCTCGCCGCCTTCTCCGCCGTGCCGCTCGCCGATCTCGACCGCATCTCCAAGGTGGCGGGCCTGAAGGTGATCACCAAGGGCTATGAGGGGCTGACCTACCAGCTCGTCGTCGAGATCAACCATCGCCGCAAGGAGCTAGCCGACATCAAGGTCCGGCAGGCGATCGCCCATGCCATCGACAAGGACTTCGTCGTCAAGACGATCTTCCTCGGCTACGCCGCGACCGCGACCGGCCCGGTGCCGAAGAACGATCCGCAATTCTACACCGCCGACGTGCCGACCTATGCCTTCGACGTCGCCAAGGCCAATGCGCTTCTCGACGAGGCCGGCTACAAGAAGGGCCCCGACGGCAAGCGCTTCTCGCTGAAACTTTTGCCGGCGCCCTACTTCAACGAGACCAAGCAGTTCGGCGATTATCTGCGCCAGGCGCTGGCCGCAATCGGCATCGACGCCGAACTGGTCAACAACGATTCTCCAGCCCACATCAAGGCGGTCTACACCGACCATGCCTTCGACCTCGCCGTCGGCCCGCCGGTGTTCCGCGGCGACCCGGCGATCTCGACCACCATCCTGGTGCAGAGCGGCATTCCCGACGGCGTGCCCTTCTCCAACCAGGGCGGCTACAAGAACGCGGATCTCGACGCGCTCATCGCCAAGGCCTCCGAGACGCTCGACACATCGGCGCGCACCGACCTCTACAAGGAATTCCAGAAGAAGGTGGCGGCCGACCTGCCGCTGATCAACGTCGCCGAATGGAGTTTTATCAGCGTCGCCCGCGAAACGGTGGGGAATATCGCCAACAACCCGCGCTGGGCAGTCTCGAACTGGGCGGACACCTATTTGGCCGGCTGA
- a CDS encoding M24 family metallopeptidase: protein MNIAPGKNAAAIPFDQARLDGLMEEAGIDVLLATSKHNTQYLLGGYKFIFFAAMDAIGHSRYLPIVVYEKGGPDRAAYIGNRMEGAEHQNNPFWTPTLHAACWGTLDAANLAVEHVRKIGKDGARIGIEPAFLPSDAYALIRKALPDAKLIDATGMLERMRAIKTDAELEKLRIASELITDSMLATIQWAREGTTKTEIIEQLRREETNRGAHFEYCLLTLGSSHNRAASPQAWKKGEVLSIDSGGNYHGYIGDLCRMGILGEPDAELEDLLAEVEAVQQAAFSKVRAGTLGGDMISYAEAVLKASKVAPYTDFFAHGMGLITHEAPFLMTNHPVTYEGTYATKPLETNMVLSVETTMLHSRRGFIKLEDTVAVTDTGYVMFGDRARGWNRGGTA from the coding sequence ATGAACATCGCTCCGGGCAAGAATGCCGCCGCCATTCCGTTCGACCAGGCGAGGCTGGACGGGCTGATGGAGGAGGCCGGCATCGACGTGCTGCTCGCCACCTCCAAGCACAACACGCAGTATCTGCTCGGCGGCTACAAGTTCATCTTCTTCGCGGCCATGGACGCGATCGGCCACAGCCGCTACCTGCCCATCGTCGTCTATGAGAAGGGCGGGCCGGATCGTGCCGCCTATATCGGCAATCGCATGGAGGGTGCCGAGCATCAGAACAACCCGTTCTGGACGCCAACCTTGCACGCCGCCTGCTGGGGCACGCTCGATGCCGCCAATCTCGCCGTCGAGCATGTGCGCAAGATCGGCAAGGATGGAGCCCGCATAGGCATCGAGCCGGCCTTCCTGCCGTCGGACGCCTACGCGCTGATCCGCAAGGCGCTGCCGGACGCGAAGCTCATCGATGCGACCGGCATGCTGGAGCGAATGCGCGCCATCAAGACCGACGCCGAGCTCGAAAAGCTGCGCATCGCTTCCGAGCTGATCACCGATTCCATGCTGGCGACCATCCAATGGGCGCGCGAAGGCACGACCAAGACCGAGATCATCGAGCAGCTCAGGCGCGAGGAGACCAATCGCGGCGCGCATTTCGAATATTGCCTGCTGACGCTCGGCTCCAGCCACAACCGGGCGGCCTCGCCGCAGGCGTGGAAGAAGGGTGAGGTGCTGTCGATCGATTCCGGCGGCAACTATCACGGCTATATCGGCGATCTCTGCCGCATGGGCATCCTCGGCGAGCCGGACGCCGAGCTGGAGGATCTGCTGGCCGAGGTTGAAGCGGTGCAGCAGGCGGCCTTTTCCAAGGTCAGGGCGGGCACGCTCGGCGGTGACATGATCTCCTACGCGGAAGCCGTGCTGAAAGCCTCGAAGGTGGCCCCCTACACCGATTTCTTCGCCCACGGCATGGGGCTGATCACGCATGAGGCGCCGTTCCTGATGACCAACCATCCGGTCACCTATGAAGGCACCTATGCGACAAAGCCGCTGGAGACGAACATGGTGCTCTCGGTCGAGACGACCATGCTCCATTCAAGGCGCGGCTTCATCAAGCTGGAGGACACGGTTGCGGTGACGGACACCGGCTACGTGATGTTCGGCGACCGGGCCAGGGGGTGGAACAGGGGTGGGACGGCTTAG
- a CDS encoding cupin domain-containing protein, translating into MTDKSKVFVYPKDVSAFGFDWGRLALTVAPEVNGAERFSGGVVDLPSGKGHTRHNHPGAEEIIFVISGHGEQMVEDENGNPVVAKVGPGCTVYVPESRFHSTLNTGDQPMQLFVVYSPTGPELALRELPDFRLLPPAGK; encoded by the coding sequence ATGACCGACAAGAGCAAGGTGTTCGTGTACCCGAAGGACGTCAGCGCCTTCGGCTTCGACTGGGGCAGGCTGGCCCTCACGGTCGCGCCAGAAGTGAATGGTGCGGAGCGCTTTTCCGGCGGCGTCGTCGACCTGCCCTCCGGCAAGGGCCACACCCGCCACAACCATCCGGGCGCCGAGGAGATCATCTTCGTCATCTCGGGGCATGGCGAGCAGATGGTCGAAGACGAGAACGGTAACCCGGTGGTGGCGAAGGTCGGCCCCGGCTGCACCGTCTACGTGCCCGAGAGCCGCTTCCATTCGACGCTGAACACCGGCGACCAGCCTATGCAGCTCTTCGTCGTCTATTCTCCCACCGGCCCTGAACTGGCGCTGCGCGAACTGCCGGACTTCAGGCTGCTGCCGCCGGCTGGGAAGTAA